The genomic DNA CGCTTTTCGAGCTTTTAACTTGCGTATTTTATCTATCATTTCTATGGCATCTTGTAACTTCGGATCTATATTTAAGGCCTTTTCATACCACTTTAGGCTCTCATCTAGATTTCCCTGTAAGTAATAGATAGACCCTCTCATAGACAGTGCCCTAACAAAACGGTCATCTAACTCTAAGGCCTTGTCTAGTTCTACCTGAGCGCGATCAAACTCTTTAAAACCTGCAAACTTCTGAGCATTAAAAAGATGTTGAACCATTTGACTAGCAATACGTCCCTCATCCTCTTGTGACTGCAATTTAACATCAATACGAGTCTCTAAAGTCGACAATCTAGCTACTGGGACCATGATTGATTCTGTTCGCCACTTACTTTTTTCCACAATCAATTCGTAATACTCACCTGCACCAGGATCAACAACCACTTTTGATTCAATCTCACTAAGGGACAAGTGAAGAGGTGTCGAACCAAGACTGTGCTTCTTGCCCCCACCAGAACCCTTGATAAAAACTTCTGCACCTTCAGGTTCAGTTTTAATAATCATCTTACTGCTGCATGCAGATAATAAAACTAGGAGTATCCCTAATGTATAAGGCCATTTTTTATCTATATTTTTCATCACTGACTTATTCGGAGTTTGGTTGTC from Pseudobdellovibrionaceae bacterium includes the following:
- a CDS encoding tetratricopeptide repeat protein encodes the protein MKNIDKKWPYTLGILLVLLSACSSKMIIKTEPEGAEVFIKGSGGGKKHSLGSTPLHLSLSEIESKVVVDPGAGEYYELIVEKSKWRTESIMVPVARLSTLETRIDVKLQSQEDEGRIASQMVQHLFNAQKFAGFKEFDRAQVELDKALELDDRFVRALSMRGSIYYLQGNLDESLKWYEKALNIDPKLQDAIEMIDKIRKLKARKARPR